GCACATAATTTTGGCATGGCACATCCGGAAGGTTACCGCAAAGCACTCCGGCTTATGAAACAGGCGGAAAAATTCCATCGTCCAATTCTCTGCATTATCGATACTGCCGGTGCATACTGCGGTGTTGCCGCCGAAGAACGCGGACAAGGGCAGGCAATTGCCGAAAACCTCTGCGAAATGATGACGCTCAAAGCGCCCATTCTATCTCTCTTTGTCGGGGAAGGCGGCAGCGGCGGTGCACTTGGTTTAGCGGTTGCCGATGAAGTCTGGATGCTGGAAAATGCCGTTTATTCAGTCATTTCTCCGGAAGGCTGTGCTTCTATTCTTTGGAAGGACAGTGAAAAAGCAGCCGAGGCAGCAGAATGCCTGCACATGACAGCCGAAGACTTATTAAAGCTAAAAGCCGCCGACCGTATTTTTCCGGAACCGGAAAATGGTGATTTTACTCCGCTCTACGAAGATCTTGAAAAAAACATTTTTTCATTCTTTCAAAAAGAAAAGACTTTTTCGGGAGAAGATCTTGCCAAGTCACGTTACGAACGTTTTCGGCAAAGATTCTAAAGGATTGCTTTTTTTCTTTCTTTTTACTATACTGGATGAAATAGATTGTTCATTGTATTCGATTGAGGAGGAATTTGTTTATGCGCAGAAGTGATCGACAAGTAGTTGACCAAACAAAAATATTTTCCATCATTCAAAAATGCGACTGCTGTCGTCTTGCAATTACAAACGACCCCGTTCCCTATCTAATTCCGCTCAATTTTGGATTCTTACCAGAGGAAAACGGGATCTTTTATTTTCATAGCGCCAAAGAGGGAACAAAGCTCGATCTTCTTCGGAAAAATCCAGAGCTTTCTTTTGAACTTGATACTTCACACGCCGTGAAAAAAGGCCGTTTTGCCTGTGAATATTCCTTTTACTATCAGAGTGTCATCGGGACTGGAAAAGTACAATTTGTAGAAGAGCCCTCCGAAAAAGAAAAAGCGCTTTCCCTTTTAATGAAACAGTATTCTGCCGAACAAAATTTTTCTTTTTCTCCGGAATCTCTTGCCCGCACCGTAATTCTAAAGATGACCGTGGAATCAATTTCCTGTAAAGAATATCTTCCGCCGCAATCATAAGCGGTCTCCGTTTCGGTTTCTGCCGGGACGGCTTTTTTTTCGGCATTTTTTATGGTATACTTATTGGGAATATTTTAGATAAAATAAGTCTTTGGTTTTTAATAGGAGGATTTTTTTATTATATGGAATTAAAAGAGGCGCATAAGTGTCCGCTTTATCACAAATGTGGTGGGTGCCAGCTGCAGAATCTTTCCTATCCGGAACAGCTTCGTTGGAAAGAGCGCCGGGTCTTTTCTCTTTTAGGGCATTTCTGCAAGCCGAATCCGATTTTGGGAATGGATTTTCCCTACCATTACCGCAACAAAGTACAAGCGGCTTTTACAACGGACCGTAAAGGGCAAATCATCTCCGGTGTTTACCAATCCAGTACGCATCGGGTCGTTCCGGTAGAGTCCTGTCTGACAGAAGACGAAACCGCAGACCGCATCATGGGAACCATTCGAAAGCTACTCAAAAGTTTTAAACTTTCCACATTTGATGAGCGCACTGGGCGCGGATTTTTGCGCCACGTTCTGATCAAGCGCGGATTTTCCACCAATCAGGTCATGGTCGTTTTAGTGGCGGCAAATCCGATTTTCCCAGAAAAGAAGTTTGTAAAAGCGCTGAGAACTGAACATCCGGAAATTACAACTGTGATTTTAAATTTAAATAAACGTCATACCAGCCTTGTGCTCGGTGAACGAGAAAAAGTTCTCTGGGGACCAGGATATATTGAAGACGATCTCTGCTCCTGCCGTTTTCGGATTTCTTCGAAAAGCTTTTATCAGATCAACCCCCTGCAAACTGAAGTGCTTTATCGCACCGCAATGGATTTTGCACATCTAACTGGGACAGAAACTGTCATTGACGCCTACTGTGGAATTGGAACAATCGGACTTGTTGCCTCCAAAAAGGCAAAAAAAGTGATCGGCGTCGAGATTAATCCCGCCGCAGTAAAAGACGCAATCCGGAATGCAAAGCTTAACAAAGCCACAAATGCGCAGTTTTTTACTGGAGATGCGGGAGATTTTATGGTCGAACTTGCCGCCGACAAAGAGCAGATTGATACTGTTTTTCTAGATCCGCCCCGCGCCGGAAGCAGTGAACCGTTTTTAGCAAGTCTCAACCGCCTAAATCCAAAGCGAGTCGTCTATATTTCCTGTAATCCCGAAACGCAGGCAAGGGATTTTCATTATCTTGTCAAGTTGGGCTGGAAAGTAAAGGCACTTCAGCCGGTAGACATGTTCCCTCATACGAACCATATTGAGACGGTAGCACTTTTGATGAAAGCTGAAACGGGAAAATGACAACTCCGGCTTCAATTTTATCGATTCTAAACTTTTCTCATATTTACGAGGAAGAGCGCTTCTACCAGCACGAACGAATCCACTGGATTGACTGCACCGACCTTAGCGGAACAGACGGATTCTGCGATGAGAAAGCCGCCCGCGAAATTCGGAAGCGAATTTCCTTGGAACCGGTTCGCAGCATTCACTTTATTGATTCTGGAAATTATCATTACATCACCAGGTTTTGGATAGAAAAGATTTTGGCTCCTTTTTCTCTGGTTGTCTTTGACCATCATTCTGATATGCAGAAGCCGCTTTTTTCTGACCTTCTTTCCTGTGGAGACTGGATCTTGGATTCTTTAAAAAAGCTTCCGCTGCTCAAAAAAGTCATTTTAGTTGGACTTTCCAAAGAGCAGGAAACAAAGATTCCTTCAGAATTTCAAAATCGGGTTTTGTGCGTTGACAGTTCTCATCTGAATCTTTCGGAAGCTCAGTTTTCGGAACTCTGCGGAAGATTTCCAATTTATATTTCCATCGATAAAGATGTTCTCAGCAAAAAAGTAGTGAACACCTCCTGGGATCAAGGCATCATGAGTCTTTCACAACTGCGCGAAATGCTTGCTTTTCTGCTGCGTCATCGAGAAATTCTCGGTATTGATATCTGTGGGGAATGCCCTGACTGCATTGAATTTTTAAAAAGTATCAGTCAAAATGACCGCATCAACTTGTCTCTGCTCAAGTTTTTAGAATCTTTAGAAACATAGAAATCAAAGTGGGATTGGCCTCCCATTAACATAAAAAGAGAAAAAAGAGAGGATTTTATCAGCTATGAATACATCACCTGACTCCCCGCACAAGAACGGGAATTTCAGCTCGAACTTTGGATTTATTATTGCCTGTGTCGGTTCTGCCGTAGGGCTGGGAAATATTTGGATGTTTCCTTATCGTCTCGGGCAATATGGCGGCGCTGCTTTTCTGATTCCCTATCTGCTGTTTGTATTTTTATTCGGCTGGGTAGGACTTTCTGCTGAATTTGCAATTGGACGCCGCGCGCGCACCGGAACTTTGGGGGCCTATGAATACTGTTTCGAAAGCCGCGGTAAGAAAAAGCTCGGTTCTATTTTAGGCTGGATTCCGCTTTTAGGCTCTCTCGGAATTGCCATTGGCTATGCAATCATTATTGGATGGGTTGTACGTTCCTGCTATGGCTCTATCACGGGAGAAATTTTCGTTGGGGAAGCAAAACAATTTTTCTCACAGGCGACCGGCGATTTTGGAAGCCTTTTCTGGAATGCACTGGTTGTTATTCTTGTCTGTTGGATTCTTCTTGCCGGCACCACAAAGGGAATCGAAAAAGCAAGCCGGGTCATGATGCCGCTTTTCTTTGTACTGTTTCTGGTTCTAGCAATCTGGGTCGCGTTTCTTCCTGGTGCCAAAGAAGGATACGAGTTTCTACTGATTCCAAAATGGGATGCGCTCCTCCGCAGTGATACCTGGGTAATGGCAATGGGACAAGCTTTTTTCTCTCTTTCCATCACCGGTTCCGGCATGATCGTCTATGGTGCCTACCTGGACAAAGGCGCCGATATTCCCAGCGCTTCGCTGCGCACTGCACTATTTGATACCATCGCCGCTCTGCTCGCTGCATTCGCCATTATGCCGGCTGTCTTTGCATTTCACATTGATGCAACCAGCGGCCCTTCTCTGATGTTTCTTACCCTACCCGGCATTTTTAAGCAAATTCCGATGGGACAGATTTTCTCCATCTTTTTCTTTGTTTCCGTAATATTTGCCGGAATTACCTCTTTAATCAATATGTTTGAAGCGGTAATTGAAAGCTGGCAGCATCGATTTTCTATTCCTCGCAAAGCAGCCGTCCTTTTATGCGGCGCGCTGACGCTTTTAGTGGGAATTTTTATCGAGGCAGAACCAAAAGTAGGCAATTGGATGGACTTTGTTTCCATTATCATCGTACCAATCGGAGCTGTTCTCGGTGCAATTTCTGTTTACTATATTCTCGGATATGATAAAATTAAAGAGGAACTCCAGATTGGTCACCCAAAGCCGCTTTCAAAAAGCTATCCAATCTTTGCAAAATATATTTATGTTCCACTCACCATTATCGTACTGGTTCTGGGACTTTGTTTCCACGGAATCGGCTAACAAAAAGTTCCTAAACTAAAGGAGGATGCCCTATGGATATTCAAAAAACGATCCAAAATCTTCAAAAGCATGGCTTTACTGTTTCGTATTTTAAAACCGGAGCAGAAGCTGCCTCTCATCTTGTCTCCCAGTTGCACGGCAAAACGATTGGGATCGGCGGAAGCGTGACGATTGATCAGCTTGGTGTCTATGACCAACTCACAAAAGAGAATACCGTTTTTTGGCATTGGAAACAGCAGCCGGCAAAAGAAGTACGGGCTTCTTCTCTTTCTGCACAGGTCTATCTGACCTCTGCCAATGCAATCGCGCAAAGCGGCGAGATTATCAATATTGATGGCAGTGGAAATCGAATTTCCGCCTCTCTTTACAATCATGAAAAAGTGATTTTTATCGTCGGAACCAATAAAATTGCCGATGACTATGATTCTGCCATGTGGCGTGCCCGAAATATTGCCGCACCACTTAACGCCAGAAGGCTGCACCGAAAAACGCCTTGCGCCATGGGGAAAGAACTAAAATGCTATGATTGCGATAGTCCCGAACGCATCTGCAATGGTGTTTCTGTGCTTCTTCGCAAAATGGGTGGTATTCCTGAAATGGAAGTTATCCTGATCGACGAAGACTTGGGATATTAAAAAATAAAAAGTTCCCTCAATCGTAGAAAAAACTATGATTGAGGGAATTCTTTTGCTAAAAAGGAAATATACTCATTCTACGGGATTTTCCATTGCTAATCGGATATTTTAAGCTTTCATTCGAATAAATTGACTTCTTTTGTTTAGGCATGATATACTTAGAATATTAGTTAAATGAAAAATCTTTTATAATTTGAGGGGTCCATTCATGAAAAAAAAGATTACGGCGATTTTTGCGGCAGCTATTTTATTGTTTGCCGCCGGCTGCAGCACGCAAACTTCTTCCAGCGCTGCTGCCAGTTCTTCCTCTTCGGTTTCTTCTTCATCCTATCAAACAACCGATTATTTGCCGCTTGGAAGCATTGTAACCTTGGTGGATAGTTCGAACAAAATTATGATTTCCGGATATGCCTCTAAAGATTCCGATGGTTCTGTTTGGGATTACTGCGGCATTCTTTACCCGGATGGATATACAGATACTTCTAAACTCTATCGCTTTAATCGTTCTCAAGTAAGCAGTATTGTCTCTGATGGATATACTAATGATGATATGAAAGCGTGGTTGTCTCAGATCAAAAATCGGATGCAGGCACGCGGATAATTTTTACAAATCTTCGATGAAAAGGAGCTTTCATGAACGAATCAAATTCTTTTTCGGAAGGTTCTCCGAAAAATTCTGCTCCAAATCCGGAAATTTCAGACTCTGAAACAAAAATTTCAACAGCACAAAATGATTTTGCTTTGTCAAGCGACCCCAAAGTCACTGATTCTGCAGAACCCTCTTTACCGCCAGGAATACAGAAAGATCCTACTACTCAAACCACCTTTGAAGATCCAATCTCGTTTGCCTCTCTTGTAACTGCACAGCGCCTTTCCTATGAGGAAATGCGGGATACCCGCCGCTGTGCAAGTCATTCTTCTTTTCTGGTCCTTATTTCTATCTTTCTGATGAATCTCATGATTTTAGGGCTCACTTGGTTGTGCCGTTCCAATCCCGCTTTACACAGCAATAGCAGCAGCTTTTTCTACCTAAAGCCCATTATTTATTATTCTATTTCCTGCTTTTCCTACTGCGTAGCGATTGGATTTCCAGCTTTGCTTTATCAGCTCCATACTCATCAACCGCTGGAAAAAGTGGTTCGGTTTGATTCTCCTAAAAGTCACGGCCTTTCGCGCAGCGCAATTATTTGCATGTTTTTTGCCGGAATGGGGCTAACACTGCTGGCCAATTATCCTACCTCTTTTGTTACCCAAATTCTTCAAATGTTCGGGATTTCTCACGTTTCTCCCGACGATATGCCTCTCACATCAGACGTTACCACCCAAATTTTTTATATGCTCTATGGCACCCTCATTCCTCCCCTTGTGGAAGAGCTGCTTTTCCGCGGTGTAATTTTAAACATCCTTAGGCGACATGGCGATTCCTTTGCAATTATCATGTCAGCATTTATTTTTGGGCTTTACCATGGAAATATTCCTCAGTTCGTTTTTGCATTTTTAATGGGTCTGATCGCCGGATATCTTTATATTCGAACCGGTTCTATTTTAATTTCAATTTTAATTCACATGTTTAATAACGGATTTTCCTGTCTGAGTGTCCTTATAGAGCAATGGTATGGGAATACTGTCTTTGAGAATTTTCAAAATGCTTACTTTTTGGTATTTTTACTGCTCGGCGCCGTTGGACTCGGATTTCTTATAAAAAATCGAAAAAAATATCTACCACTCCCAAAAAGTAAAACACTTCATGCCCCCCTATCAGTTCGCATGACCTGTGGAATCGGAAATCTTGGAACAATCTTTCTGATTTTAAATTTCATTGTGCTGTGCGCAGTGACAAATATCCTATGACCGATTCTGAATTGATGCGGGAAGCGCTTCTGTTGGCAGCTCAATCAGCAGCAGAAGGCGAAGTCCCGGTAGGAGCAGTATTGAGCAAAGATGGTGAAATCATTTCACGGGGGCGCAATCGGCGGGAAACTGCTAAAAATGCTCTGTGCCATGCAGAACTTGAAGCAATTCAAAAAGGCTGTGAAGTGCTTGGTGGCTGGCGGCTGTGGCAATGTACCCTTTATGTAACATTAGAGCCCTGCCCTATGTGTGCCGGTGCAATTATCAACGCCAGAATTCCACGGCTGGTTTACGGTGCATCTGACCCCAAAGCTGGTTCCTGCGGCTCTGTTGTTGATTTATTTTCACTTCCTTATAATCATCATCCAATGGTGGAATCCGGTCTTTTAGAGCCGGAATGCCGGGCATTATTACAAGAATTTTTTTCAGAATTGAGAAAAAGACGCAAATCGAAAAACTGTTGAATAAAAAATTAAAAGGAGATCGTTATGAAAAAGCCTCTCACCAAAAATGGGAAAAAAGCCGTTGCAGCAATTGTTATTTTGATTCTGGCTTTTATTTACTACTATGTAGAACTGCCGGCAATCAATATTCATTCTGTTGGCTTCTGGGAATTTCTAATTCTTGCCGCAGTGGTAATTGTATTTATTTTGACCGTCTTACCAAAACTCAAAAATTCGAGCAAAGCAAATCCTCCTGACCTTAACCCCAAACACGATAAGCGTTTAAAAAAAGGACTTCTTTGCATCGGCTTTTTAGTTGTGGTATTTCTCTTAGGCGGGTTACTCTCTTCTCCGATTGTTAACGCCTCCAAATATCAACAGCTGCTTACCGTACAAAACCGGGAATTTACCGATGATATTAAACAAATCTCCTATGACGAAATTCCACTGTTGGACAGCGACTCGGCTGCCCTTTTGGGAAACCGAAAAATGGGAAGCATGGTAGATATGGTTTCTCAGTTTGAGGTCAGTAGCACCTATACGCAAATTAACTATCACAATTCTCCTGTACGAGTGGCTCCACTCCAATATGCAGATCCGATTAAATGGCTGACAAATCAATCCAATGGCATCCCAGCTTATATTTTAATCGATATGGCAACACAGGACACCGAACTTGTTAAACTGGATCAGCCAATCAAATATTCGGAATCAGAATATTTTAACCGCAATATTTATCGCCATCTGCGGTTCCGTTATCCTACTTATATTTTTGACAATATCAATTTTGAGCTCGATGAAAATGGGACTCCTTGGTGGGTTTGCCCCGTAAAAGGGTTTAGCATCGGACTATTCGGTGGGCAGACCGTCGATCGCGTTGTTCTCTGTAATGCACAAACCGGTGAATGTCAGGATATGTCTGTAGGTGATGTTCCACAATGGGTTGACCGCGTCTACTCCTCTTCCCTTTTAGTCTCTTACTACAATTATTACGGAACCCTAAAGCATGGCTTTCTCAACTCGGTTTTTGGTCAGAAAGATTGTCTGAAAACCACCGACGGCTATAATTATCTTGCGCTTGACGATGATGTATGGCTTTATACCGGAGTTACTTCCGTTACAGGCGACCAAAGTATCGTTGGATTCGTTTTGATGAATCAGCGCACAGGAGAAACCCATTTCTATAGTGTACAGGGGGCTGTCGAAAGTTCCGCTATGAGCAGCGCTGAGGGCCAAGTACAGAACCTGGGATACAAAGCGACCTTCCCGCTTCTACTCAACACTGCTGACCAGCCGACCTACTTTATTGCGCTAAAAGATAATTCCGGATTGGTTAAAAAATATGCTATGGTCAATGTTCAAAAATATCAGATTGTCGCAATCGGTGACACAGTTGCGGAATGTGAAAAGAAATATGTTTCCCTAATGGCTCAGAATGGAATCTCTGGAGGAACCGTTAACACCACTGCAAATGATAAAAAAATTACCGGTGCAATCCGCAAAATGGCCCAGAGTGTATTGGACGGCAACAGCCATTATTACCTGCTTCTAGACAGCAGCTCGTCCCTTTTCGATGTTCCAGTCTCTCAAGATCTTGACGTTCTGCGCTATTCTGAGGGAGATCGAATTACACTGACTTATACGCCCCCAGCAGATGGCAGTGCAGATGGTGTCTGTACCGTCACAGGAATTGTAAAAGACTCTGCTGGATCTTCTAATTCATCATCTACCGCAACATCTTCCACTGCTTCAGCCACAGAATCCACCTCAAGTACTACAACAAAATAGTATTAGAGATAAAATAAAGCACCGGCCTTAAAAATATTGAGGCCGGTGCTTTTTATATATTCTTTTTTGGGGGTAATTGATCAAGTTCCTAAGATGTACTTTAAAGTAAATAAACAAATTGCAGCAAAACAAAAGTAGCAGATCCTTCTAAAATGATAAGGAACCTGCTACTTTTTAAAGTCATAAAAGTAAGAAAAATCAGCTTGAACTTTTTTGGACAGCTTGCTGATAGATTTTATAATTGTCGTTCCAGAAGGAATAATCTGAGCCACTGCGGTGATCTGTTAAAGAATAATTTTGTTTGAGATATTCTCCAAGGTATTTTGTCACTTTAGCAGCACCAGCTATATTAATATGATAACCGGCATCCATTGTATCTGTTTCCCAGCTAAATCCCATACTGTCGAGGTCGGTATTGAGATCTAAAAACGGAATCCCTCTGGATTCTGCATACGCTTTTGCTGCATCATGCCTTGCACCGGTCCATGTAATCGCCGCTGGAACATCAATCAGAACAAATGCAGCCCCATTCTCCTGACAAAGTTTTTGCATCTGATCCATGGCATATTGAGAAGCCCATGGAATACTGACAAAGTTTGATTTTTTCTTCATATTATTTTGACCTGTATAAGCCTTTATTTTATTATGAAGATGCTGCCCTCCAATTTTAACGGAACCTTTTTGATTGGTATAATTTACCTCTCGAAAAGCACTGGAAAGATCCAATGTTTTCCACCGATTATGATAGCTAAAAATGGGAAATTCATAAGAAAACATATCTGAAAAAGTATTCCCAATCGTATTTTTTCCCTCAAAGATTTCGTCTAAATCGAGAAGCACTACTTTTGGCTTATGACGAGTCAAAATTTCTCTGAGCATATTTAAGCCCTGAGTTGCACGCTGTTCCGGCTCCCCGCTGTCATAAGAAGTAAACCCATAATTATTCCAAAGTTCCATTGGAGAAAAACCGCAATAAGAATCACTGTTTCCAATTACAAAAACATCAATAGAGTTTCGTGGATAAGAATAAAATCCTCGTCCATCCGGATAGTACATACCGGCTTCTGCTGTATTATCTCGCGGCGTTACAAGAAATGACAACCCTTTTAACGCACCGAAAAGGATTCCTAAGGTCAGAATGACGCAGCAGCATCTTTTTAAAATTGTCTTACTTTTTATCTGCATAGACTGGTCCCACCTACTCCTATTCGTTTAAAAATTACCATAAATCGGGTTGATTGCAACATAACCATAACCGTAAGCACCAAACATAATAATCACAAACAGCATCGCCATGCTGAGTCCCCAGCGCAAAAACGAATTTCTTTGTGCGAGTTCATCACGCAGGTGATGCCCTTTCGTATGCAGCCGACCAACAATCCACAAGAGAAGTGTACCGACCGCTAAAATGATCAGATCTTTATAGTCTAATCCCAAACTTAAAAGAGAGCCATCCGTTAAGACAGAAGGATTAAACCCACTAAACATCGAAACAAACATCTGTTTAAAAGAGCTTATTGTATTTGCCCGGAAAAGCAGCATTCCAACATTGACTAAAAAGAAAGTACGCACCACTTGGAACACCTGAAAACCTTTTCCTTTTCGATCAATTTTCGTAGCTTCAAAGAAGTGGCGAAACACCGGCTCAAAAAGAAGTCCTAAAATTGTGATCACATAATAATACATCCCATAAAGGATATATTTTACTCCAGCACCATGCCAGAATCCATTTGTAAACCAAACGCAGAACAGTGAAATAAGCGCTGGAACCAAACCAGCAAAAAATGTATTCAAATGTTTACGTGTAAATTTTCCAAGAGAAAAAATCGGTTTGGAAATAGAAACCGGATAAAAAACATAATCCCGCAGCCATGTGCCCAACGTAATATGCCAACGCCGCCAGAACTGATTGACCGTATGAGAGCTAAACGGACGATCAAAGTTCTTTGAAAGGGAAACGCCGAACAGCTGAGCACTTCCCGCAACGATATCAATGGACCCCGCAAAATCCGTATAAATCTGCAGGGTATAAATCAGCATCGTCAGGATCACCGTGATCCCGGAATAATTTGCAAAACTGCCGCAGACTTTTCCAACCAAAATATCTGCGCGGTCTGCAATCACGACCTTTTGGAAAAGTCCCCACAAAATCAGCTGAATTCCACTGATCGTCCTCTGCCAATCAAAAGCATGTCCTTCATAAAGCTGGTCTGCCAAAAGATCAAAACGTCCAATTGGCCCCTCAACAATCTGTGGGAAAAAGACCAGAAAAAGTGCTACTTTTCCAAAATTCCGATCCGCGGTATATTTCCCATGATAGACATCCATCACATAACTGATTGCCTGCAGCGTATAGAAAGAAATTCCTAAAGGCTGAATCTGACGACTGACCGTAGGAAAAATCTTTGGGAGTCCTATGGAAACCAACAGGCCATCCATCGCTCCGCCGAGAAAATTATAATATTTAAGTACCAGTAAAATTAAAATATTAACTAAAACGGTCAGCAGCACAATCCTGCGCTTTTTTTTATCTATTTTTTGACGAAAAGCCTTCTTTTCCTCTTTGGGAAGTGTTTTTCGAACGGCCGCTCCATTTTTCGCAACCTTATCCAAAGAAAGGGCACAAAAGTAAATTGAAACAGTTGTAATCAGTAAAAAGATCACCAAAAAGCCGCTGCCCATCAGATAAAATCCATAGCTTGCCGCTAAAAGGACAATCCATTTATATCTTTTGGGAACAATTGTATAAAGAAGAAAAATAGGCACTAAAAATACAACCAGATAAGCTAGTGAATTATATGCCATAAGAACAATTTCTCCTCTTTATTCGTCTTGTAAACGTTTTACCATATCATAAATAGTTTGCGCAGAGAAAAAGTTTTTAGGAACAATATCAAGAAGCGTTATCTCAATATCAAATTCATCTTTCAGTTCATTCACAAGCGTAATGATAGTCAAAGAATCAAGGATGCCTCTTTTAACAAGATCAGTCTCTTTCGTAAAATCGACGCCTGGTTTTAAGGTGTTTAAAATTTGCAGTAATTCGTCCATAATGAACCTACTCCTTCTGATAAAATATCATATTATCTGATTCTTAAAAATCAGTTTTTAACATTTTGTTTGCTCCTGATAGTCTTTCAAAAGCTTTTTGCGGTCAATTTTTCCATTTTGGTTATAAGGAAAACTTCTTAGACGACAAAGCCGTCCCGGCAACATATAAGGTGGAAGCCGGCGCTTTAATTGTTTCATCAGGTCTTCGTCTGAAATCTTTTTTCCCTGATAAAACAGGATGATTTGATCGCTTCCCATATCATAACAGACTGCACAGGAAGAAATCTCCGTCACTGCAGAAGCAGCAGCTTCCACTTCTCCCAGTTCAATCCGGTAACCCATATGCTTAATCTGAAAATCCTTTCGTCCGGCATATTCAAGCTCTCCATAAGAATTATACAGAACAAGATCTCCTGTTTTATAAACAGGTTCCGGATAATAGGGATTCAGCGGATTTTGTACAAAAGCATCTGCTGTCTTTTCCGATTCTGCATAATATCCAGGTGCAACAAAAGAGCCTCGTACAAAAAGTTCTCCTTTTTCTCCGGGCTCAACCAGATGATTATTCTCGTCCAAAACAAATACGTCGCAGTTATTGCAGGCATGT
This genomic window from Caproicibacterium sp. BJN0003 contains:
- a CDS encoding phosphopantetheine-binding protein produces the protein MDELLQILNTLKPGVDFTKETDLVKRGILDSLTIITLVNELKDEFDIEITLLDIVPKNFFSAQTIYDMVKRLQDE
- a CDS encoding MBOAT family O-acyltransferase, whose amino-acid sequence is MAYNSLAYLVVFLVPIFLLYTIVPKRYKWIVLLAASYGFYLMGSGFLVIFLLITTVSIYFCALSLDKVAKNGAAVRKTLPKEEKKAFRQKIDKKKRRIVLLTVLVNILILLVLKYYNFLGGAMDGLLVSIGLPKIFPTVSRQIQPLGISFYTLQAISYVMDVYHGKYTADRNFGKVALFLVFFPQIVEGPIGRFDLLADQLYEGHAFDWQRTISGIQLILWGLFQKVVIADRADILVGKVCGSFANYSGITVILTMLIYTLQIYTDFAGSIDIVAGSAQLFGVSLSKNFDRPFSSHTVNQFWRRWHITLGTWLRDYVFYPVSISKPIFSLGKFTRKHLNTFFAGLVPALISLFCVWFTNGFWHGAGVKYILYGMYYYVITILGLLFEPVFRHFFEATKIDRKGKGFQVFQVVRTFFLVNVGMLLFRANTISSFKQMFVSMFSGFNPSVLTDGSLLSLGLDYKDLIILAVGTLLLWIVGRLHTKGHHLRDELAQRNSFLRWGLSMAMLFVIIMFGAYGYGYVAINPIYGNF
- a CDS encoding CvpA family protein yields the protein MKKPLTKNGKKAVAAIVILILAFIYYYVELPAINIHSVGFWEFLILAAVVIVFILTVLPKLKNSSKANPPDLNPKHDKRLKKGLLCIGFLVVVFLLGGLLSSPIVNASKYQQLLTVQNREFTDDIKQISYDEIPLLDSDSAALLGNRKMGSMVDMVSQFEVSSTYTQINYHNSPVRVAPLQYADPIKWLTNQSNGIPAYILIDMATQDTELVKLDQPIKYSESEYFNRNIYRHLRFRYPTYIFDNINFELDENGTPWWVCPVKGFSIGLFGGQTVDRVVLCNAQTGECQDMSVGDVPQWVDRVYSSSLLVSYYNYYGTLKHGFLNSVFGQKDCLKTTDGYNYLALDDDVWLYTGVTSVTGDQSIVGFVLMNQRTGETHFYSVQGAVESSAMSSAEGQVQNLGYKATFPLLLNTADQPTYFIALKDNSGLVKKYAMVNVQKYQIVAIGDTVAECEKKYVSLMAQNGISGGTVNTTANDKKITGAIRKMAQSVLDGNSHYYLLLDSSSSLFDVPVSQDLDVLRYSEGDRITLTYTPPADGSADGVCTVTGIVKDSAGSSNSSSTATSSTASATESTSSTTTK